From one Nonomuraea polychroma genomic stretch:
- a CDS encoding TauD/TfdA dioxygenase family protein, which produces MSSLSIAPVAGRIGAQITGVRLGGDLPADVVAEIRQALLRHKVIFFRGQEHLDEQSQVAFATLLGEPTTAHPTVPGLDGNTHVLDLDYRNGQKVDRWHTDVTFVDRPPLASVLRAVTVPDAGGDTLWTNTVTAYEHLPAELRDLLDRLRAVHTNAYDYARLAGADDQARKYAEVFASTVFETEHPVVRVHPETGERSILLGDFAKRLVGLSSSTSAGLLRLIQEHVTEVENTVRWRWAPGDVAVWDNRATQHRVVHDFGDQPRRLHRVTIAGDVPVGVDGRPSVALAGDAAAYSPIAA; this is translated from the coding sequence ATGTCATCCCTGTCCATCGCCCCCGTCGCCGGCCGCATAGGCGCCCAGATCACCGGCGTACGGCTCGGCGGCGACCTGCCCGCCGACGTCGTCGCGGAGATCCGCCAGGCCTTGCTGCGCCACAAAGTGATCTTCTTCCGCGGCCAGGAGCACCTCGACGAGCAGAGCCAGGTGGCCTTCGCCACACTGCTCGGCGAGCCCACCACGGCGCACCCGACCGTGCCCGGCCTGGACGGCAACACCCACGTCCTGGACCTGGACTACCGCAACGGCCAGAAGGTCGACCGCTGGCACACCGACGTCACGTTCGTGGACCGGCCGCCGCTGGCCTCCGTCCTGCGGGCCGTCACCGTCCCGGACGCGGGCGGCGACACGCTGTGGACCAACACCGTCACCGCGTACGAGCACCTGCCCGCCGAGCTGCGCGATCTGCTCGACCGGTTGCGTGCCGTGCACACCAACGCCTACGACTACGCCCGCCTGGCCGGTGCCGACGACCAGGCCCGCAAGTACGCCGAGGTGTTCGCCTCGACCGTGTTCGAGACCGAGCACCCGGTGGTACGCGTGCACCCCGAGACCGGCGAGCGCTCGATCCTGCTCGGCGACTTCGCCAAGCGCCTGGTGGGCCTGTCCTCGTCCACGTCGGCCGGGCTGCTCCGGCTGATCCAGGAGCACGTCACCGAGGTCGAGAACACCGTCCGCTGGCGCTGGGCGCCCGGCGACGTGGCGGTCTGGGACAACCGGGCCACCCAGCACCGGGTGGTGCACGACTTCGGTGACCAGCCCCGCCGCCTGCACCGGGTCACCATCGCCGGCGACGTGCCGGTCGGGGTGGACGGACGGCCCAGCGTGGCGCTGGCGGGCGACGCCGCCGCGTACTCGCCGATCGCCGCCTGA
- a CDS encoding alpha/beta hydrolase fold domain-containing protein, translated as MSLSPSSSPYPAGDRSATGGRPAGLLRSRPGKACACRSSCWVHRSFHGGGFVLGSLDTHDGLCRSLANGAEAAVVSVPVTVIHYQGMTHEFVRHPFDDSKKARLQAATALKKAFSR; from the coding sequence ATGTCGTTGTCGCCGTCTTCGTCCCCCTACCCAGCAGGTGACAGGTCAGCGACCGGGGGCCGACCAGCCGGCCTGCTCCGGAGCAGGCCCGGCAAGGCCTGCGCCTGCAGATCCTCTTGCTGGGTCCACCGGAGCTTCCACGGCGGAGGCTTCGTCCTCGGCAGCCTGGACACCCATGACGGCCTCTGCCGGAGTCTGGCCAACGGCGCCGAAGCCGCCGTCGTTTCCGTTCCCGTAACCGTCATCCACTACCAGGGAATGACCCATGAATTCGTACGGCACCCCTTCGACGACAGCAAGAAAGCCCGTCTCCAGGCTGCGACAGCGCTCAAGAAAGCATTCTCCCGGTAG
- a CDS encoding S1C family serine protease gives MERVPQEAGAAEAVGAVAGRARRFVVGGGVLVVVALLAYWLGSSGGNGEGAAPRPSPTPTPSATLTVAEVFKRVGPSVAVIQAGKSLGTGVIAAEDGTILTAHHVVKGAEDVTVTFADGTKAKAVVSSSNPKLDVATLKPAELPEIVVPATLGGAVAVGAPVVAIGNPLGLTYSVSTGVVSGLNRTAEDGGLSGLIQFDASVNPGSSGGPLLNARGLVIGIVVSIADPGGDEAFAGIAFAVPIGAALGGGEGDGPPGDGPEI, from the coding sequence ATGGAGCGCGTGCCGCAGGAGGCAGGTGCGGCCGAGGCTGTGGGAGCCGTGGCCGGGAGGGCTCGGCGGTTTGTGGTCGGGGGCGGCGTACTTGTCGTCGTGGCGCTGCTGGCGTACTGGCTCGGAAGCAGCGGTGGGAACGGCGAAGGGGCCGCGCCCAGGCCGAGCCCGACACCGACGCCCAGTGCGACGCTCACGGTGGCCGAGGTCTTCAAGAGGGTCGGACCGTCGGTGGCGGTCATCCAGGCCGGGAAGTCGCTCGGCACCGGGGTGATCGCGGCCGAGGACGGGACGATTCTGACGGCGCACCACGTCGTCAAAGGCGCTGAGGACGTCACCGTGACGTTCGCTGACGGCACCAAGGCGAAGGCCGTTGTCTCGTCGTCGAATCCCAAACTCGACGTCGCGACGCTCAAGCCAGCGGAGCTGCCGGAGATCGTCGTCCCGGCGACGCTCGGCGGCGCCGTGGCCGTGGGCGCGCCCGTCGTGGCGATCGGCAATCCGCTGGGCCTGACCTACAGCGTCTCCACCGGCGTCGTGTCGGGCCTGAACCGGACCGCCGAAGACGGCGGCCTGAGCGGGCTCATCCAGTTCGACGCCTCCGTCAACCCGGGCAGCTCCGGCGGTCCCCTCCTGAACGCTCGCGGCCTGGTCATCGGGATCGTCGTCTCGATCGCCGACCCGGGAGGCGACGAGGCGTTCGCCGGCATCGCGTTCGCGGTGCCGATCGGCGCGGCCCTGGGTGGTGGCGAAGGCGACGGCCCGCCGGGCGACGGACCTGAGATCTGA
- a CDS encoding AAA family ATPase yields the protein MTSTKSPESAHPLEHVLFEVKRTIVGQDVLLERMAVALIADGHLLVEGVPGLAKTLAVRSLAAAIAGSFQRVQFTPDLVPADLVGTRVYHQHSGEFRTELGPVFANLLLADEINRAPAKVQSALLEVMQEHQVTIGRETFRVPEPFLVMATENPIESEGTYPLPEAQVDRFMMKVVVDYPTQAEEQAIVERALRPPEPPQPMVTSEDLIAMRARAQKVYVDPAIVDYAVRLVAVTRSPGTAGLGELERYVTYGASPRASIALVTGARALAYLRGRDYVLPHDLSELALDVLRHRLVVSYEALADDVDADTIITRVLGAVRAPDVVLQNR from the coding sequence ATGACCTCGACCAAGTCCCCCGAGTCGGCCCATCCGCTCGAACATGTGCTGTTCGAGGTCAAACGCACGATCGTCGGGCAGGACGTCCTGCTGGAGCGCATGGCCGTCGCGCTGATCGCCGACGGCCACCTGCTCGTCGAGGGCGTGCCGGGCCTGGCCAAGACGCTCGCGGTGAGGTCGCTGGCCGCCGCGATCGCCGGGAGTTTCCAGCGCGTCCAGTTCACCCCCGACCTGGTGCCCGCCGACCTCGTGGGCACGCGGGTCTACCACCAGCACTCCGGGGAGTTCCGAACGGAGCTCGGCCCGGTGTTCGCGAACCTGCTGCTGGCCGACGAGATCAACCGCGCCCCTGCCAAGGTGCAGAGCGCCCTGCTGGAAGTGATGCAGGAACATCAGGTGACGATCGGCCGTGAGACCTTCCGGGTGCCCGAGCCGTTCCTGGTCATGGCGACGGAGAACCCGATCGAGTCGGAGGGCACCTACCCGCTGCCCGAAGCGCAGGTCGACCGTTTCATGATGAAGGTGGTCGTCGACTATCCGACGCAGGCTGAAGAGCAGGCGATCGTCGAGCGGGCGCTGCGTCCGCCCGAGCCGCCACAGCCGATGGTGACGTCCGAGGACCTGATCGCGATGCGGGCCCGCGCTCAGAAGGTGTACGTCGATCCGGCGATCGTGGACTACGCGGTACGGCTGGTCGCCGTGACCCGCTCCCCCGGGACGGCCGGGCTCGGCGAGCTGGAACGGTACGTCACCTACGGGGCGAGCCCGCGGGCGTCCATCGCGCTCGTCACGGGCGCCAGGGCGCTGGCGTACCTGCGCGGCCGCGACTACGTCCTGCCGCACGACCTGTCCGAGCTCGCGCTCGACGTGTTACGCCACCGCCTTGTGGTGTCCTATGAGGCCCTCGCGGACGACGTCGACGCCGACACGATCATCACCAGGGTGCTCGGAGCTGTCCGGGCGCCCGACGTCGTCCTGCAGAACCGCTGA
- a CDS encoding DUF58 domain-containing protein — protein MATAPERLLLRLEWKVVRRLDGRLQGMHRTAHRGSGIDFTGLRAYSDGDDARHIDWNVTARLDEPHLRVFTEDRELTVWLVLDRSASMAAGRPGRGKHDVLAELALVLARLFGRGGNRVGALLFDTGMLRVVPPGTSRRHALRIGAELERTAEARDGATTDLAEMLDAAGRLARRRALIVVLSDFIGDGDWERSLQRLVRRHEVVALRIVDTADDVLPEAGVIVVEDAETGEQLIVDSADPLLRVRFRAAVDARDTRLAAGMRRAGVPVHRIDTDRDLAQALVEVVARTRDRSS, from the coding sequence ATGGCCACCGCCCCCGAGAGGCTCCTGCTCCGCCTGGAGTGGAAGGTCGTCCGCAGGCTCGACGGCCGGCTCCAGGGCATGCATCGCACCGCGCACCGCGGCTCCGGGATCGACTTCACCGGGTTGCGCGCCTACAGCGACGGCGACGACGCCCGGCACATCGACTGGAACGTGACCGCTCGGCTGGACGAGCCGCACCTGCGAGTGTTCACCGAGGACCGCGAGCTGACGGTGTGGCTCGTGCTCGACCGGTCGGCGTCGATGGCGGCCGGCCGGCCGGGGCGTGGCAAGCACGACGTGCTCGCCGAGCTCGCGCTCGTCCTCGCTCGGCTGTTCGGCCGGGGCGGCAACCGCGTCGGCGCCCTGCTGTTCGACACCGGGATGCTGCGCGTCGTGCCGCCCGGCACCTCCCGGCGGCACGCGCTGCGGATCGGCGCCGAGCTGGAACGCACCGCCGAGGCGCGCGACGGCGCCACCACCGACCTGGCGGAGATGCTCGATGCGGCCGGACGGCTCGCGCGCCGCCGCGCACTCATCGTCGTGCTGTCGGACTTCATCGGCGACGGCGACTGGGAGCGCTCGCTCCAGCGCCTGGTCCGGCGGCACGAGGTAGTCGCCCTGCGGATCGTGGACACCGCCGACGACGTACTGCCCGAAGCCGGGGTGATCGTGGTCGAGGACGCCGAGACCGGCGAGCAGCTCATCGTCGACTCCGCCGACCCGCTGTTGCGGGTCCGTTTTCGAGCCGCCGTCGACGCCCGCGACACCCGGCTCGCGGCGGGTATGCGCCGGGCCGGGGTGCCCGTCCACCGCATCGACACCGACCGCGATCTGGCCCAAGCGCTCGTCGAGGTCGTCGCCCGAACCCGGGACCGGTCATCATGA
- a CDS encoding helix-turn-helix domain-containing protein yields MGAPDPSLCCRVPNSRPQSSTMNSTPANSRGALADFLTARRALVSAVDCDLPASNCMRRVPGLRREEVAYLAGISADYYRRLEQGRVRTASPAVLQAIGRALRLNDDQQLHLLQLAQHDAVERCAEDDSCVTPQVHRLLRNLIDTPALVFNRYLDILAWNRLGSALLGDLGAIEPQHRNYARMTFLHPHTRGMAVDWESRAQEVVSSLRLAAGADPDQPRLRELVTELSERDPNFRTWWEQHLITMRPFGRCRLNHPVVGRFEVDWHALSSLDNTEQAIVLMSAPPGGPDHAAIRALDAWAKKQRLTAGGGKTLIAY; encoded by the coding sequence ATGGGAGCTCCCGACCCTTCTCTGTGCTGCCGAGTGCCCAATAGTCGGCCACAATCGTCAACTATGAATTCCACGCCGGCAAACTCCCGGGGGGCTCTGGCCGACTTTCTCACCGCCCGACGAGCACTTGTCAGCGCGGTCGATTGCGACCTGCCGGCAAGCAACTGCATGCGTCGCGTACCAGGCCTACGCCGAGAAGAAGTGGCCTACCTGGCAGGAATCAGCGCGGACTACTACAGGCGCCTCGAACAAGGTCGCGTACGCACCGCGTCACCGGCGGTGCTGCAGGCCATCGGCCGGGCACTACGACTCAACGACGACCAGCAACTCCACCTCCTCCAACTGGCGCAGCACGACGCCGTCGAGCGCTGCGCCGAGGACGACAGCTGCGTCACCCCCCAGGTCCACCGCCTCCTGCGCAACCTCATCGACACCCCTGCCCTGGTCTTCAACCGCTACCTGGACATCCTGGCCTGGAACAGGCTGGGCTCAGCGCTCTTGGGTGATCTTGGCGCCATCGAGCCTCAGCACCGCAACTACGCACGCATGACCTTCCTCCATCCGCACACTCGTGGCATGGCCGTGGACTGGGAGAGCCGGGCCCAGGAAGTGGTGTCCAGCCTGCGCCTGGCCGCCGGCGCGGACCCCGATCAACCCAGACTCCGAGAACTCGTCACCGAGCTGTCAGAACGAGACCCGAACTTCCGCACGTGGTGGGAGCAGCACCTGATCACCATGCGCCCCTTCGGCCGGTGCCGGCTCAACCACCCTGTCGTCGGCCGGTTCGAGGTCGACTGGCATGCCCTCAGCAGCCTCGACAACACCGAACAGGCGATCGTGCTGATGAGCGCTCCCCCAGGCGGCCCTGACCACGCGGCGATCCGAGCGCTCGACGCCTGGGCGAAGAAGCAGCGCCTCACCGCCGGCGGCGGCAAAACCCTTATTGCCTACTAA